In Salarias fasciatus chromosome 9, fSalaFa1.1, whole genome shotgun sequence, the genomic stretch GGGTCAGGACTCCTCAGAGTCCAGCTACAGGGATGCTGGCCCTACAGAGACATGCAGGGCATCacagggggagacagagacaacacagttggagacagagacaacacagttggagacagagacaacacaggaggagacagagacaacacagggggagacagagacATCACTTGTGGAGACAGAGACATCACAGGGGGAGACGGAGACATCacagggggagacagagacATCACAAGGTGAGACGGAGACATCACAGTTGGAGACAGAGATATCacagggggagacagagacaaCACAGTTGGAGACAGAGACAACACAGGGGGAGACGGAGACATCacagggggagacagagacatcacagggggagacagagacATCACCAGGGGAGACAGAGACATTACAGGGGGAGACGGAGACAACACAGGGGGAGACGGAGACATCACCAGGGGAGACAGAGACATCACAGGGGGAGACGGAGACATCACCAGGGGAGACGGAGACATCACAGGGGGAGACGGAGACATCACCAGGGGAGACGGAGACATCacagggggagacagagacaacacagggggagacagagacGTCACATGGGGGGACAGATATATCACAGGGGGAGATGGAGACATCACAGGGGGAGACAGAGTCATCACTGGTGGAGACACAGACATCACAAGGGGACACGGAGACATTGTAAGGGGATACAGAGACAGACATCACAAGGCGAGACATCATGGGTGGGACAGAGACAAACATCACTGGGGGCACAACACAGGGAGACATCACAAGTGGAGACATCAACATCATGGGGGGACAACATGGGGAGACATTACAGGAGACAAAGGTAGAGATACCACGGGGGACACAGACATCACAGGGGTAGATGTGTCCTGGTTTAGGACGAAATGTCCTTTTGCACAGGGCGGGGCCAATCTGCAGGGGGTGGGGTCAGTCTGCAGGGGGCGTGGGCAGTCTGTAGGGGGTGGGGCTAgtctgcagggggcggggccagtcTGTAAGGGGGGCACTCAGCACACACTCGTAGACACAGCATACCTTCATTACCACAATATGTAAACATTATTCTCtatgtgacctttgacccgggCGTCCTCTGGGATTCTGGGTTTGTAGTGTTGTAGAGCACTGTGATCTTGAGtggcgtttccatggagaccagcgTGGAAACACAGTCCTAACCCCTCATAACACCCGGGACATGCAGAATATTTCAAACTGATGGTGGACCAAGTCCATCCCCTTCTCGTCCCCTGAACCTTCTGTGGCGTCTCCACGGCTCCACACTCTTCCTGTGATGGACAGTCTGCTGGACACGTCCAACTGAAGGCCCACGTCTCCGTCTGAGCCTCGTCCTCGTCTCACAATTGTGTGTGAGGAACctctaaataaaatgtaatcCAGTGAAACTAAGtcttcttctgtctgtttgAGATGTCCAACCCGTCACACCAGGGACAGGAAGTCTTCAGACACGTCCAACCCGTCACACCAGGGACAGGAAGTCTTCAGACACGTCCAACCCGTCACACCATGGACAGGAAGTCTTCAGACACGTCCAACCTGTCACAACAGGGACAGGAAGTCTTCAGACAACATTCAGAGCCACAGACATAACATGTGAGACAGAATCAGTCGTAGACGCAGCACAAGTGGAATCATGATAAACTCTATCAGCCCAGAAGAGCCGTTTGTGATTGAACATTGTTGTGACTCTTGCTCCCTGAACAAtgcgttttattttttctgtttaaaaataaatgaataaaaaaacaaacaaactctggACTATGAACTGTTGTAATAAACCAAACCAGGTGTAAAAGTGTCTGAAGTGGTCTATATGTCTACTTGTACGTGTCTATGTATCTACCTGTAGATGTGTATTGTGACTCTACATGGATGTGTCTATGTATCTACCCGTGTACGTCTATGTGCCTGCTCGTCCTGCGTCATTACGTCACTGTCGGCTTCAAGCTCCGCTCCGTTCCAGGAAGTGTTGAAACAGGCGCGCGGGACGCTCGAGTCCGAGATGAACGAGAGTGGAGCTCAGGTGAGAGCACGAGCACGAGCACGACTGTCAGTAGTGCCACTACAGTCCTACCGCTGCTGTGGTTATATTGTAGTTCTGCTGTAGCTCTACTGTAGTTCTGCTATAGTTCTGCTGTagttctgctgtggttctgttgtagttctgctgtggttctgttgtagttctgctgtggttctgctgtggtttcagtgtGGAACTGACCcgccctgctgcttcaccactACAGCTGTCAGTTCCAGTGATCAGCGCTGCTCAGCCAGTTACTTTTAGAAAGTAATTATGTATAGTTACTAGTTATATCTTCAAAAGAGGAACCGAGTTAAAGTTTTTTTGAAAGTAAATAATTACCTATTAAAGTAACCATTACATTAATTGAAcccttttaaaaaatgtgtttaaatatgttGGAGAATTTGGATCCCTTCTTAGTGGAACTTTCAGATACTGGTtgataataaaactgaataaagatgaatgattttttgatttgatttgttaatGTGCCCAAACGCGACAGGTTTACAAGACACCGAGATACTGACACGGCAGCAACACATCTGGGTTCTCCAACTAAACACCTGTCCTTCTGTTCCGCTTCCAGGGCGGCTCAAAATATTTAGCTGTGAGAAAGGTTCCCCTTCTGAAACATTGTCCACATTTTTCATTAGAAATCAGAATCAGCAGAAGATGTGTTATTGCAGAGCGTCATGGTTCGCAGGACAGTCGACCAGAAAATCAACCTCATTCTCAGTTCAGCCGGTCGTCCTCTGGAGCAGCACGGAGCCACATGTTTCCCAGTGTCTGTCCTTCATACGACAACATGTTCCTAATTTAGGTTTATACCAAATACCAACAGAACGTTTATGTTACTCTTCATCTCCTGAATATCACAACATAATATCCCTgatagaaaataaatgaaatgaagcctGTGGCTCATCAGCCCAGGGGAGACCGCTGGAGAGGGTCTTCATGTCCTCATGTTCTCTGGTTCTGCATCTGGGCCAGTCTGTCCAAACACCGAGCATTTGGCGTTTCCGTCCGACGTTTGGAGGTTCCCGTCCTCTCCTTCTCGAGACAGACTCCCAGAAGTGGATCGCTCTGTGATGCACCGTATTACAGCCGGTATATCCCGGGAGCgtacagacagacggacggtgTGGTTGTGAGTCAGTGTGGAATCCTGGGAGATCACCGGACTCTGTTCAGTACCGATCCCGGAGCTCCGCCTGCTGACGGAGCTTCATCCAATGTCAGAGACATTTCACCAGCCAGCCTTCTCGCTCACTTCTTACAACTCAAACTGTTGTTTGTAACTCGAACACCAACCCCCCCCAGAAACCCCCCAGATACTACCCCCCAGATAACCCACCCAGATACTACCCCCAGGTAACCCACCCAGATACTACCCCCAGATACTACCCCCCAGATAACCCACCCAGATACTACCCCCAGATACTACCCCCCAGATAACCCACCCAGATACTACCCCCCCAGGTAACTCACCCAGATACTACCCCCCAGATACTACCTCCCCGATACTATCCCCCGATAACCCCCCCATATAACCCTGAGATGCTACTCCCCAGATACTAACCCCCTGATACCCCCCCAGATACTATCCCCCATATAACCCCCGATACCCCCCCAGATGCTATCCCCCAGGTAACCCCCCAGATAATCCCCCCAGATAACCCTGAGATGCTACTGCCCAGATACTACCCCCGATACCCCCCAGATACGTCCCCAGATACTACCCCCCAAGATACCCCCAGATACTACCCCCAAGATACCCCCAGATACCCCCTAGATACCACCCCCTATATACTACCCCTAGATACCCTCCCAGATACTACCCCCCAAATATTAACCCCCAGATACCCCCCAGATAACCCCCCCAGATATTACCCCCATATACTACCCCAGATACCCCCCAGATACCCCTCCCAGATATTACCCCCATATACTACCCCAGATACCCCCCAGATACCCCTCCCAGATATTACCCCCCATATACTACCCCCCAGATACTACCCagtcacccccaccccccagatCCTTTAACATTTGGACCAGTGGATTGTTGGATCTTGGTCTAAGAGGGTACAGCCTTTGTCCCAGTCCACAGTGTGTTCAGATACAGACGGTACAGTCTTTGTCCCAGTCCACAGTGTGTTCAGATACAGACGGTACAGTCTTTGTCCCAGTCCACAGTGTGTTCAGGGACAGACGGTACCGTCTTTGTCCCGGTCCACAGTGTGTTCAGGGACAGACGGTACCGTCTTTGTCTCGGTCCACAGCTGTTGGCCCGTCTGGAGGCCCGCCGCAGCCTGAAGGACATCGAGCCTCGCTTGTTTCCGGACGGTGGGGGACCGGAGTCCGGTGAGTGTCCCCGTCTTGTCTTCGTCAGCTGATGGCCGCTGTGTTTCTGACGGTGTTGTTGACCGGGACAGGTGAGGTGGTGGAGCTGTTTGGGACGGAGGGCACAGGTGAGTCCGGCAGACCATGGGTGAAGGACGCGGTCTGGGACCGGCCCGCCTGTCCTCAGAccccggggtgtgtgtgtgtgtttgtgtgtgtgtccaggtaaGACGGAGCTGCTGTACCACCTGCTGTGTCGCTGCGTTCTCCCGGAGGCGGCCGGCGGGCTGCAGGTGGACGTGGTCTTCGTGGACACCGACTACAGTCTGGACATGTTGAGGCTGGTCAGCGTCCTGGACGGTCGTCTGAACGCCGGTGACGCCACCCGCCTGTCTCTGAGAACCCCGAGGTTCCCCTGGACAGGAGAACCACAGCAAGGTAGAACCCGGGTCTCTGaatgtctctgtctttgtccaGATGAGGAGGCACTGTCTTCCTGCCTGTCCCGCCTCCTGGTGGTCcactgctcctcatcctcccagTTGCTCCTCACCCTccacttcctggagacgtcccTGTCGGCGCGGCCCGGCCTATCGCTGCTCCTCATCGACAGCATCTCGGCTTTCTATTGGCCGGACCGCTCGGCGGGCGGAGCCAGTGTCACCAAGCAGGAGGAGACGCTCACTAAGTGCTCCGAGCTCCTGGGACGACTCCTCAGGTAGGAGGTTGTCCTGAGGACGACGCCTCCTTCTGCAGTTCTTGTGGAGGGTCTTGACAAGGTTGTTGAGGTGGTTCTCATGGAGTTTCTTGAGTTGGTCCTTTTGGACATTCTTGAAAATCTTGAACAGAACCTTTTTGAGGTCCTCGAAGAGGGTCTGGAGCCGCTTGAGGCGGTTCTTGAGGTCTGTGAGGAGCTGacctctgtcctgctgctcctcctcagggACTACAGAGTCACCGTCTTCACCTCCTGCCACCCCATCAGGAGGAGTGGCGCCGGCTCGTCCTCGGACTGGGACCGCCCCTTCCTGTGCCGGTCCTGGCAGCGGCTGGTGACCCAccggctgctctgctctcggcAGGAGGCGGCAGGAGGcgccggggagcagaggaggcgCCAAGTCTTCAGTGTTCACTGCAACTCCTTCAAGACCAAAACCCAGAGGAGCTCCTGCTTCACTGTGACGGATGGAGGAGTCCAGTTTCTATGagtcctctctcctccttcctctctcctcctcctccctctctcctcctcctcccgctctcttcctcctcctctgtacttcttatgtttatttattttttaatgaaaccctctaataaaataaatacgtttttttttctccatgtcgatcaaactgtttctgtgtctctgaagaacaaaacacaagaacagGTTTAAAGCTCTGAGCGGCATGTTGCtgacctgctggaccagagacctggtgacctgctggaccagtgacctgctggaccagagacctgctggacCAGACACCTGGtgacctgctggaccagagaCCTGGTGACCTGGTGACCTGCTGGACCAGTCGTAGGACGGGGCTCACGTgacattacagaaacttccgtacctcgctgatctcagcgtttgaatgACCGGTGTTGATAAATGTGGTGGCTGAAtctgatcgtcattaacatgctacgccctgaaatattcacagttctgaagccccgcccactgaggtcaaacacagaaaaggagcAATTTTGGTGAAATAAAGAAACTTTTCGGAACCGGAAATGGATCCaatcaggtctgaggtggaggtaaatcaggaggagctctttagAAGagtaaaaactggaattaaagagAATAGAAAAACTCTGTCTGGAGGACGATCATGGCAGCGGTGAACAGCGTCGCCTGGACGAACGACATCGGCTGAGGTCTGAGCAGATTATAGGTctgttaatttaaccctgatattacaaataatgcgGCTGACTCACGTTACACAGCTCACATTTTTATTGCTTCGTTTACTGATGTCTCAGAGtcggacagcagcggcaccgccgGCAGGtctgctccccacagcggggacgttcccaccgagacacacacaccagcacaggACCTGGTgccgagcaggacacaggaccgaacaggacccgggactcaggccactgagggcggcgcgtgccacccACTGCCTGTGCTgctgaaaagaaagacaatttatagaagtcttatTAAAATCTTTGACTAaatgtcctctgtctgtatttaatctcccttcagcttatattttattttctaagtTACTGgtatcacatcactgattaaataaatcatctgcTACTCTTTAGAGTACATGTCACATGTCAGTAGCGCTCCTTCAGGT encodes the following:
- the xrcc2 gene encoding DNA repair protein XRCC2, which codes for MNESGAQLLARLEARRSLKDIEPRLFPDGGGPESGEVVELFGTEGTGKTELLYHLLCRCVLPEAAGGLQVDVVFVDTDYSLDMLRLVSVLDGRLNADEEALSSCLSRLLVVHCSSSSQLLLTLHFLETSLSARPGLSLLLIDSISAFYWPDRSAGGASVTKQEETLTKCSELLGRLLRDYRVTVFTSCHPIRRSGAGSSSDWDRPFLCRSWQRLVTHRLLCSRQEAAGGAGEQRRRQVFSVHCNSFKTKTQRSSCFTVTDGGVQFL